AGTTTTTGTTATATACTGACCTTAAGGGCAGTAATATGCCTTTTTTATTTTTAGAGGTGAGTATGTTTCGGAGAGTTGTGAGTCTGTTAGGGCTGTTACTGGGTATTTGTGTTTTATTTGCTCCATCAAGTCTGGCGATCCTAGAAAAGAAACCAATGAAGATGGTTGACTATATTCTGGTTGAAAAAAAGAAGCGTCGTATGACACTCTTTTCGCAGAATGAAAAATTGAGAGAATATCAGATTGCCTTGGGATTTAATCCTGTTGGGCATAAGCAGAAAAAGGGTGATGGGAAAACGCCTGAGGGAATCTATACGATTGCCAAAAAGAATCCCAAAAGTGCTTTTTATCGGACACTGAAGATTTCTTATCCGAATGATCAAGATCGAGCAAAAGCACGCAGCAAAGGTGTTTCACCTGGTGGCGATATCATGATTCATGGCCTCAAGCATGGGAGAGTTGGTAAGAAACATCTCCAGTGGGACTGGACCCATGGCTGTATGGCTCTCACTAATGAAGAAATGAGAGAGATCTATGATTCGACAAGAGTCGGGACTGTGATTGAGATTCGGCCTTAGTCATTATCAAGACTTTTGAACGTTGTCATTATGCGTCACTCAGAGGGCTCCCACAGGAGCCCGTGGAGTCTTTGCGATATATCAAGAATAATTATTCTTAGTCATTATATTGATGAGATTCCACACCACCTCTTGGGGAGGTGGCTCTGAATGACGGTATGGATGGTACGTGCTCGTCATTGCGAGCCCTTTAGGGCGTGGCAATCTACTTATTTAGTTTGATGAGATTGCCACGTCAGCTCCGTCTTCGCTCCGCTACGACGAGGCTTCCTCGCAATGACGTTCTTTTTCCTTGCCTTATTATTGGCGTCCATATATGACGGGTGAGTGAATCGGCTATGTGACCTATAAAGGTAAAGTAATCTTGACTCTAAGGCCGCCTTTAGGACTATCAGAGAGTTTGATATCGCCGCCGTGTGAGAGAATAATATCGCGTGTGATCGGAAGGCCAAGGCCGATGTTGCTATTTCTTTTTATAGAATCAGTGCTTGCAAGGCGAACGAAGGGTTTAAAGACACTCTCTCTATCTTGTTTAGGGATGCCTGGACCATTGTCATCAATGTAAATGATGAGAAATTGAGTGAGCTTCTTTGTGCGGAGCCAGACGGTATCGCCATAGTCAAAACCGTTGTTGATGAGGTTAATGAGGGCGCGTTTGAGCGCATTCGGTTTGATTGGCATTTTAAAATCAAGATCCGGACTCTCATCTGATGAAAAAATGAACTTGCGATGTTGACGTTTCACTTGCGAGGTCAAATCTGTTAGAAAGTTTGAGATTTTGACGGATTGATTTTCCTCTGTGCCTTCTCCTTTTGCAAAGGTGAGATAGGCATTGATCATCTCTTCCATATCGATAATGTCATGATCGATTTCAGAGACATATTTGTCGATATTCTTTTTAGAGGCTTGGCTTGATTTGATCATCTCAAGGGCAAGATTCATGCGCGTGAGGGGGGTTCTTAAATCGTGTGAAACACCAGCGAGCATTTCAGTTCGTTGCTGAATTTGCTGTGTGATTCTTTGTTTCATTTTAATGAATGCATTGGCAGCCTGCCGAACCTCAAGGGCGCCTTTGGGCCTGAAATTTTTATCATCGCGGCCTTTACCAAAATTGTCAGCCGCATTGGCAAGGCGAATAATAGGCCTGATTTGATTGCGCAAGAAGATGATTGCGATGGTGAAAAGAATGATGGATGAACCAATCATCCAGACAATGAAAATATAGGTTGTTGAGGTTGAAAGACGTCTTTTATGGATGTCAAAAATCAAAATACCATCTTTGACCTGAACGCTAATGAGCATGTGATCTTGCTTTGATTTTGCATCAATTGCGTAGTTTGCATCGAGAGAAGATTCGAGTGCATTGCTGAGGATTTGGGTTGTGAGCGATGGGTAGGTTCTGATTTTATTTTTGAGCTTTAATTTTTTTTCATATTGCACTTTGATTTTGAAAAATTTTTCAATTTGATCGAACAGTGGTTTTGAGGATTGAGGATTTGGCAGTTTTTCAAATTCAGAGATTGTATATTCAATTTCTGTAATAAGATGTCCTGCTAATTTTTGAGTGAGTGTTTCCACATGACGAACATAGAAAACATAAGTTGAAATGAGCTGCAGTAAAATAAGTGGAACAATAATGATGAGTAGCGCTCTTTTAAAAAGAGTGCGAGGTATAAAGGCCTTTAATTTTGAGAATGGATCATAAGGTTGGGACAAGCAGAAGGTATCCTTTGTTGCGAATTGTTTTGAGGTAGTTAGGGTGCTTTGGGTCATCGCCAATTTTTTTACGCAAACGCGTGACTAGAATGTCAAAGGAGCGTGAGAAATAATCTGTTTGAAAAGCATTTGACAAGAGATCACGCGAGACCGGTTCTCCATTTTTCTCCCAAAGAATATGCAGAAACTTTGATTCCGTTTGGGTGAGGGGAATTTCAATCTGATCAATGAGCAGCTTTTGTTGCCCTGGGGAGAATTGCCAGAGGCCTTTTTTCAAGAAAAGATTTGTGTGCGGTGCTTTTGTTTGATTCTGCCTTTTCAGAATCGATTTAATGCGGAGCAATAGTTCTTTCGGGTCAAATGGCTTTGCCAGATAGTCATCAGCGCCTTTCTCAAGGCCAGTGATTCTGTCTTCCGTATTGCCTCTAGCGGTCAATAGAAGGATCGGAACATCATTGTGGAATTTGTTCCGGATTTCATCTGTGAGTGAAAGACCATCTTGTCCAGGCATGGTGATATCCATAATGATGAGATCAAATCTTTGGTCTTTCAGAATTTTTTTAGCGGCATTTGCATTTTCTGCCGTTGTGACTAAGTAATCGTGATCAGAGATATAAGTGTGCAGCAGATCTCTCAATCTTTCATCATCATCAATAATTAAAATCGAAAAGTCTGACATGTTGTCTTTCCTTGCTAAATATGATACTTCTGCTGTAATGATGCGTAGCTTTTCATCATGATAGGAAGGTAAGTTTTGCACTCGTTATATATCATATTTGCTGTAGGTTGCTTGTAAGTATGTGAGGTGAGATTGCGATTTTCCATCATTTTTAACCATACTGTTTCATCGTCGATCAATTTGAGAGCAAAGGATTGTTGAAAAGTTGCTCGAGGAGATTGAACCTCGATCCCTTCTTGATAGCAGATTTTTTTGAGCATTTTCCAATAAAGTTTAAAGCTATATTCAAAAATTTGAATTGTTGCTTCTGTTAGATAAGGGTGTTTATCTTTATCCATTTGTGAGACATCTTGAAATTTCTCAAGAGCTTCGCCTAGGTCTAAAAAGAGTTCGTACCAGTCATAATTATTCTCAACTCTTTTAAAGAGAACAGACTTTGTTTTTTCAATGTCAGCTTTTAGGGCAGAATCTTTCAGTTGATCAAACCTGAGGCAGTCAATTTTTAAGAGAGTATCAGCAGAATCAATAATATTTCGAATATTTTGCCATTCTTCGCTTGTGGCCTTTGGACAGAGAATAGCCAAATCGATATCAGATCGTTCAAGAGATGTGTTTTTGGATCTTGAGCCAAATAACCATATTTCATTTACATAGGGAAGGCTTCGGAGACGATAATAGAATTCATATTGTTTGATAGAATGCATTATTTTTTCCTTTTTAGAGTTGGTGACTCTGTCATTTCTTGATCAGGGCAGACGTCAAGGAGTCGGATGCCTCTGACAGTTGTTTGATCTGGATCTTTGTATTGTGCCAGATAATCTTCTAATAAAACATCTACAACTTGTTTAGGCTCATTTGAGGTTGCATGACGGAAACGAACTTGTCCATCATAGGCTCTGATTGTAAAACCAAGATGAGAAATCACAAGATCAGTTCCTGTGGACTCTTTCATGTTCCAATTGGGTCTGACAATCCAGAGGATTGTTCCTGTTTCGAGGAGTTTCAGTTTTTCAGGATTTTGGAGAAGATCTTGAATCGATAAGTAAGGGCAGGAAACGTTTTCACCTTTTAAACAATCGGGCATTTGATTATCATCTATCATTTTTTGAAGGAGGGCATCCCATTCTTCGCGTGAGTTAACTTTGTATTCTTTTTTGAGCTCATCAAAATGGGACTTTTCAAAAAAGCCCTTTGGGTCAGCAAAGGATTCAGCATGGTGAACTTGAATTTGCATTTGCTCTGCATAGCGTTCGGTTACGTCTTTGACAAGGCCTTTTTTGATATTTTCAGGAATCCAGCTTTGTTCAACAATATGATGACGACGTACGAAACCAACTTGCGCATCTTTATATCGAATTTGGTCCATTACACTCCGAATATTTTTCTCAGAAGCCTTGCGTGAGAAAGCAAGGACTGTCTCAACATAAGTGACACAATCAAACCCATCGTAACGGATTCTGCGGTCAGAATCATTTAATGGATTCTCAACATAAGGTTTTCCAAGATACTGAGAGCTAAGTAATTCAATATCACTGCGTATTGAATCTGATGTTTTTTGTGTTGGCATTGAAAATAATCCTTGAATTGTTTTGTAATCGTTGTATATTTCAGTAGGAGGCTTGGTTCTCATTTTAAATAATCTTCTCACTTAAGTATAGATGATCGGGGTCATGAAAGTAAATACACCTTCAATGATTAAAATTAGACACCTGGATGATAAAGGTGAATGTGTGCCGGGGCCGCTTCCTCAGACACGCAAAGTGAGTGGGAAAAATCATCATCATCAAAAAAGTTACGAGTGGATTCATCTGGAATCTCTGGATGAAGAAAATATTGCATGGCTTGAAGCAGAATCTAACATTCCGAAAGATATTCTGGAAAGCTTTATTACTGAGGACAGCCGGGCACGTTTAACGATATTTCCTGAAGGGATCTTTATTGTTTTAAAAGCTCTCAATTATGATCCGGGCCATGATATCGATGAAATGGCATCGATTCGTCTTTGGATTGATGATAATAAGCTGATTTCATCCCGCGTTCACAGAACAGGGACCTTTGAATACATAGAAGATAAGATTCGCCATAATAAATCGCCCAAGTCAATCGGGGAGATCATCATTATGATCGTCCAGAAGATTTATGATGAAATGGAAGAAACCATTCATGGTCTTGATGACAAGATTTATAAGATTGAGCAAAAGCTTCTTGATGATGAGGCTGATTATGAGCCTGGCGATTTTATCTCGTACCGCTTATTGAGTATTAACTTGCGTAAGAACTTGGTGCCTGAAATGTCTGTGCTGCATGGTCTTGCGAATAGTGAGTTGACTTTTTTATCAAAGCAGCAGCGTTTGGTTCTAAAAGAACATACAGAATATTTCACTAAGCTGTTAGAGACTCTAAATACTTGCCGCGAGCGTTTGCACTATATCCAAGACGAGCGCGCAAATAAACTAACACAAAAAGTGAACTACAACATTTATGTGCTGTCAGTGATTACGGTTTTCTTCTTGCCACTCACCTTCTTTACAGGCCTATTAGGGATGAACTTGGCAGGTATCCCAGGAGCAGGCTCAGATAGCTCCTTTATATTCTATACCCTGATTCTTGTTGCATTAGGCCTCGTTGAGCTATGGATATTGCGCAAAATTAAATGGGTGTAAGCAATACCAGACGCCATTTTGAAATTCTACTGCTTCCTCCTACGCACTGCGTGCTTCGGTGGACAGGTCACTCGTTGCTTACCTGACGCTGATTCATTCATTTGAGAGCAGTTATATTGGGCAATATACATCATCGTCATCGCTGTAAAGGTCACGTAATTCGTTGATGAAAAGATTAAATTCCGTCACTCAGAGGGCTCCTGCGGGAGCCCGTGGAGTCTCTGTAGTCTCTCAAAAGAAATTGCACTCAGTTGTTAATTAGATGAGATTCCACGTCACCCCTTTTGGGGGTGACTCTGAATGACGGTTCTCAAATTATGAGTTAATCTCATTATGTATCGGATCTCTATCTAAAAAATTAAATGGGTGTAAGACACGCTATACACCCATTTAATTTTTTAAACCAAAATCTTGTGATTTTGGTGATATCTTTCGTTTCCTAATCTTTAACTCCCATGAACATGTGCACAACAATACCGCCCACCATAAACACAACAGCCATTGCAAGAAGCCAAACAACTGTTAAGCCAAAGGCGTGGACAGACATTGTATAGTCAAAAAGACCATAAGCCGCAAATAACAACCAGACATAGAAGCCAAACATGACACCCTTCATTATACCATGATGATCAACAGCATGATGAAAGTGATGATAAAGATATGTATAGACATAACCCATGACGAATGCCGCAAAAGGCATGCCATACATTACCATGGTATCACCTGCGGGACGCATAAAGCTTGCATAATCTGTTAGCATATGTGCGAAGAAGTGGTCAAAGAAGACCCACCACACAACGTAGAACACGAGGCCAAAGCCAAGGCTGGAAAGAACCATTTTACCTACTGGATAGTTGGACATAGAACTCACCCCCTCTCCAAGACCATTGCATAATGCCTCTTTTCGGTGATTTTAGCTTTAAGGCTTGTCTACGCTCCTCAAATATGTCCATATATTCTGCGGTGCTTATCTGCGCCTTTCCTAAAACTCTCTCGAAAATAATCTATTATGCACGCGTCTTTCCCGTTTTCTGGAGGGATTCGATGCTACCATCTCCCCCTCTTAGTTATATTATATATCATTTTTCATAAAATAACAAATATACCCCTTTTTGTATCATGGGTATATCTTTGATTTTTTTGTATGTTTTATGGATTATCGTTTTTTGTAAATGGCTTCGCCATAAGATTGTAGAATTTCTTTAAGTTCTTGATTTTCAAATGTATTTATAGATGAGTTGATAGTGGATTTATCGGCTTCTGAGAGAGGGTTGGTCTTGATTACATTTTGTTTTAGAGGATTATTTTTGAGGCTTTTGGGATTTGTCATGATTTGTTTGAGTTTGATAGATCCGACAGCCTGATACCCCATGTAAGAATTGATTTTATCAATTAGGTAAGGGATTTGATATTGGCATTCTGTTGCAAAGTAAGTTTGGACAGCCAAAGTGACTGTTGCATTGCCTCTTTCGTCTTTCTTGAAATCTATTTTTTCAATCGAACATTTGCTTGCAAAGTCAGTGCCCATGACATTTGGCCAAGCGATAATTAAGTTACCAAAATCAACACCGATCTTTCCCATTGCATTTTTGGCCAATTTTGGCATGATAGTCGATAGAGCTTTCATCTTCTTTCATCATTTTATAGTGTTGTTATCATGAATCACCAGACCGTTGCCTCAGCACTCTTAGATTGGTTTGATCAATCTGGGAGAAGTTTACCATGGCGCGCTCAAAAAGAGCAGACAAAAAATCCGTATTTCATTTGGTTATCTGAAATTATGCTTCAGCAAACAACTGTTGCAACTGTTTATGCCTATTTTAATAAGTTTACTCAAAAATGGCCAACGGTTTTTGATTTGGCAAAAGCTGATATTGATGATGTTTTGAGGGAGTGGGCAGGTCTTGGTTATTATTCCCGCGCTCATAATTTACATAAATGTGCAAAGGTCATTGTCCAAAAATTTGATGGTATCGTGCCGAGTCTTGAAAAAGAACTTCTTGAGCTGCCAGGTGTTGGTCCTTACACAGCAGCAGCCATCTCTGCAATTGCCTATGATCAGCCAAATACAATTGTTGATGGAAATGTTGAAAGAGTGATTTCAAGATTGTTTTTGATTGAAGAGCCTTTGCCAACCGCGAAGCCTTTGATTCGTGAAAAAGCAATGACTTTAACGCCCAAAGTGCGGCCTGGCAATTATGCTGAAGCGATCATGGATTTGGGAGCAACTGTTTGCAAACCTCAAAAGCCCATGTGTATCTTATGCCCTCTACAGTCATTTTGTAAGGCAACAAAAGTTGGTAGACCAGAGGATTATCCAAGGCGTCTACCAAAATCAGAAAGACCTGTGCGAAAAGCAACACTATTTTGGGTTGAGTCGGCAGGGCATATCATTTTGAGAAAAAGACCTTTAAAGGGCCTGCTGGGTGGGCTGTGGGAGTTGCCTTCAACACCGTGGGATACAAAGACATATAAAGCTTATGCTGACAATCCAGATATGGCTCCATTTATGCCCGTTCAAGATGAGGCAATTAAATGGATTGCTCTCGATGGGTTTGTGACACATCAATTTACGCACTTTCAATTAGAGATGACAATTTTGAAAACAACACTGAACAAACGATCTCAAGAACATGAGTGGGTGCATTTGCAAAATCTTGATCAATATGCTCTGCCGACGATGATTC
This portion of the Alphaproteobacteria bacterium genome encodes:
- a CDS encoding DUF1460 domain-containing protein, yielding MPTQKTSDSIRSDIELLSSQYLGKPYVENPLNDSDRRIRYDGFDCVTYVETVLAFSRKASEKNIRSVMDQIRYKDAQVGFVRRHHIVEQSWIPENIKKGLVKDVTERYAEQMQIQVHHAESFADPKGFFEKSHFDELKKEYKVNSREEWDALLQKMIDDNQMPDCLKGENVSCPYLSIQDLLQNPEKLKLLETGTILWIVRPNWNMKESTGTDLVISHLGFTIRAYDGQVRFRHATSNEPKQVVDVLLEDYLAQYKDPDQTTVRGIRLLDVCPDQEMTESPTLKRKK
- a CDS encoding DUF721 domain-containing protein; translated protein: MKALSTIMPKLAKNAMGKIGVDFGNLIIAWPNVMGTDFASKCSIEKIDFKKDERGNATVTLAVQTYFATECQYQIPYLIDKINSYMGYQAVGSIKLKQIMTNPKSLKNNPLKQNVIKTNPLSEADKSTINSSINTFENQELKEILQSYGEAIYKKR
- a CDS encoding response regulator transcription factor yields the protein MSDFSILIIDDDERLRDLLHTYISDHDYLVTTAENANAAKKILKDQRFDLIIMDITMPGQDGLSLTDEIRNKFHNDVPILLLTARGNTEDRITGLEKGADDYLAKPFDPKELLLRIKSILKRQNQTKAPHTNLFLKKGLWQFSPGQQKLLIDQIEIPLTQTESKFLHILWEKNGEPVSRDLLSNAFQTDYFSRSFDILVTRLRKKIGDDPKHPNYLKTIRNKGYLLLVPTL
- the mutY gene encoding A/G-specific adenine glycosylase — protein: MNHQTVASALLDWFDQSGRSLPWRAQKEQTKNPYFIWLSEIMLQQTTVATVYAYFNKFTQKWPTVFDLAKADIDDVLREWAGLGYYSRAHNLHKCAKVIVQKFDGIVPSLEKELLELPGVGPYTAAAISAIAYDQPNTIVDGNVERVISRLFLIEEPLPTAKPLIREKAMTLTPKVRPGNYAEAIMDLGATVCKPQKPMCILCPLQSFCKATKVGRPEDYPRRLPKSERPVRKATLFWVESAGHIILRKRPLKGLLGGLWELPSTPWDTKTYKAYADNPDMAPFMPVQDEAIKWIALDGFVTHQFTHFQLEMTILKTTLNKRSQEHEWVHLQNLDQYALPTMIQKALKFARNSYGKIGS
- a CDS encoding HAMP domain-containing protein: MSQPYDPFSKLKAFIPRTLFKRALLIIIVPLILLQLISTYVFYVRHVETLTQKLAGHLITEIEYTISEFEKLPNPQSSKPLFDQIEKFFKIKVQYEKKLKLKNKIRTYPSLTTQILSNALESSLDANYAIDAKSKQDHMLISVQVKDGILIFDIHKRRLSTSTTYIFIVWMIGSSIILFTIAIIFLRNQIRPIIRLANAADNFGKGRDDKNFRPKGALEVRQAANAFIKMKQRITQQIQQRTEMLAGVSHDLRTPLTRMNLALEMIKSSQASKKNIDKYVSEIDHDIIDMEEMINAYLTFAKGEGTEENQSVKISNFLTDLTSQVKRQHRKFIFSSDESPDLDFKMPIKPNALKRALINLINNGFDYGDTVWLRTKKLTQFLIIYIDDNGPGIPKQDRESVFKPFVRLASTDSIKRNSNIGLGLPITRDIILSHGGDIKLSDSPKGGLRVKITLPL
- a CDS encoding L,D-transpeptidase family protein — encoded protein: MKMVDYILVEKKKRRMTLFSQNEKLREYQIALGFNPVGHKQKKGDGKTPEGIYTIAKKNPKSAFYRTLKISYPNDQDRAKARSKGVSPGGDIMIHGLKHGRVGKKHLQWDWTHGCMALTNEEMREIYDSTRVGTVIEIRP